Proteins co-encoded in one Aspergillus flavus chromosome 2, complete sequence genomic window:
- a CDS encoding cytochrome protein (cytochrome P450 monooxygenase), translated as MELIIGLCLLAPLLFLYTPLRRFIGLNASELPLPPGPTLLSGPFPEKDIAKTFQKWNKKYGPIVSAKIGAQQFIILGSRRAAQDLLERRASIYSSRPASKFLDKYLHKGLASAFMPYGAQWRLHRRLGSSLLSERASTAYRQLQDFESKRLLHEFLSTNDFSEAFLSYTSDIMFTLVYGKGRGKDDSDHKMLYQINEMATFVLQKASFGTILLDLFPMLDWLPHCFLTWRKKAEELHYKTKEVYTECGNIALGGDCWNWSHEVSQRSEAKELPWEDVCYALGELYVAGIHTTKMVLEILIMVCVLHKEVKQKAQAELDSVVGEDRLPSPDDLEKLPYIRAIVSELLRWRPISPIGVPHAVIQDDEYMGYRIPAGATVVANQFGMNMDEATFDNPAAFNPDRYLNNPDLPVSAFGFGRRICPGHRLARGSLLIVTSRLLWAYDITSAQGDADLGDEYSPSSVKAVFQPRSVKHEQVIKKEWEESDKDEKRILERIRDRI; from the coding sequence ATGGAACTGATCATCGGCCTCTGCCTGTTAGCGCCACTTTTATTCCTCTATACCCCTCTCAGGCGCTTCATCGGCTTGAATGCATCCGAacttccacttcctccagGCCCAACATTACTTTCCGGGCCCTTTCCGGAGAAAGACATCGCTAAAACATTTCAGAAATGGAATAAAAAATATGGCCCCATAGTGAGTGCAAAGATTGGCGCCCAGCAATTTATCATTCTGGGGAGCCGTCGAGCAGCCCAAGACCTACTGGAGCGACGAGCAAGTATATACAGCTCGCGCCCCGCGTCAAAGTTCTTGGACAAGTACTTGCACAAGGGGCTGGCATCTGCTTTCATGCCATATGGTGCCCAGTGGAGACTCCATAGACGACTGGGCTCGTCACTCCTCAGTGAAAGGGCATCTACTGCCTATCGTCAACTCCAGGATTTCGAGAGTAAGCGCCTTCTTCATGAGTTCTTATCCACGAACGACTTTTCAGAGGCCTTCCTCAGCTACACCTCGGACATCATGTTCACGCTTGTATacggaaaaggaagaggaaaggatgaTAGCGACCATAAGATGTTGTATCAAATAAATGAAATGGCCACATTCGTCCTTCAGAAAGCTTCTTTTGGGACGATTTTACTTGACCTTTTCCCCATGCTCGACTGGCTCCCACATTGCTTCTTGACCTGGAGAAAAAAGGCAGAGGAGCTCCATTATAAGACCAAAGAAGTTTATACCGAATGCGGCAACATTGCACTTGGGGGCGACTGCTGGAACTGGAGTCATGAGGTCTCTCAGAGAAGCGAAGCCAAAGAGCTCCCCTGGGAAGATGTCTGTTACGCCCTGGGTGAACTTTACGTGGCTGGAATTCATACGACTAAGATGGTTTTGGAGATATTAATTATGGTATGCGTGCTCCACAAAGAGGTGAAGCAAAAAGCACAAGCGGAGCTAGACTCCGTTGTCGGCGAGGACCGATTGCCGTCACCCGACGACCTCGAAAAACTTCCATACATCCGAGCAATCGTGTCTGAACTCCTTCGCTGGCGCCCTATCTCTCCAATCGGAGTCCCTCATGCAGTCATACAAGACGATGAGTACATGGGCTACCGTATCCCTGCCGGTGCGACGGTAGTCGCAAATCAGTTTGGGATGAACATGGACGAGGCGACTTTCGACAATCCCGCAGCCTTCAATCCTGATAGATATCTCAACAACCCTGATCTTCCTGTCTCCGCTTTTGGCTTTGGGCGGAGAATATGTCCTGGTCACCGACTCGCGCGGGGCAGCTTACTGATCGTTACTTCACGTCTGCTCTGGGCTTACGATATCACATCTGCACAAGGGGACGCTGATCTTGGCGACGAATATAGTCCTTCTTCCGTCAAAGCCGTGTTTCAACCAAGGAGCGTAAAGCACGAGCAGGTTATCAAGAAAGAGTGGGAGGAGTCTGACAAAGACGAAAAGCGAATCTTGGAAAGGATCCGAGACCGTATTTGA
- a CDS encoding proliferating cell nuclear antigen, whose amino-acid sequence MESLVYENSPLADYLQGEGEHDPSWPVKETENSDIASESTAADFAPRGASKFQERIRNRLPKPLDLRSSHQKAALGRLYDACTSALNSRVGRSDNERFLEQFGYVIVASQLLNEHSAPSYASAADVLSSSRSADLPSISSTFGLQGAVVTASTSFSIAWLLHWSRPRTGSGLNPRKVGVLLVLVPVIGVLFYAFAKRQWLKYLRHQAVDAAGFFIGNAQGFDSAASASVVFIQEVELVSRGYRISTPLPPISRLEDQAQTRRCLRLRRTVSECFYALLKRYLQAQRSLQPVTDNDNLAKYYDIYDVSEEELAEAELALAERATEDQYSLRALRTLFGRLYIVRKSILCCLLALGADGGGSDIARWTIAIEQMQDLAEVTGKNTEKMTNILNEEDSEYESNQVPRSPLPTASPNKEHLRAQYRKLNSLSQAIRALHAKMHLIREMSSASLEQTDADENDENEATLASHYESIGTDIKNLLQEWEDGKAAMISNTPDKRLNVDRLSRPLSEWKLPSSPTPSLGGATAVEGSPADALKALNGERPDSSIIHTIDDEEEIFEAVALPARSKRQSLTREERIARVKEDRAKQAAALLEARLEQASLLKRVVDAIKDLVQDCNFDCNDSGIALQAMDNSHVALVSMLLKAEGFSPYRCDRNIALGINLVSLTKVLRAAQNEDILTLKADDSPDAVNLMFESAETDRLSEYDIKLMDIDQEHLAIPETEYAATVEMPSAEFQRICRDLNALSESVVIEATKEGVKFSCQGDIGSGSVTIRQHTNVDKPEQNVSIALSEPVALTFSLKYLVNFCKATTLSSKVSLCLSQEVPLLVEYGLGSGHLRFYLAPKIGDEE is encoded by the exons ATGGAATCTCTTGTCTATGAAAACTCGCCTTTGGCGGATTATCTCCAAG GGGAGGGTGAGCACGACCCAAGCTGGCCCGTTAAGGAGACAGAGAATAGCGATATTGCCTCCGAGTCCACAGCGGCGGACTTCGCACCACGAGGAGCGTCAAAATTCCAAGAGCGGATCCGGAATAGGCTCCCCAAACCACTAGACCTGAGGTCTTCGCATCAAAAAGCGGCCCTAGGCAGACTTTACGACGCCTGTACG TCAGCGTTGAATTCGCGTGTTGGACGAAGTGATAATGAGAGGTTTCTGGAACAATTCGGTTATGTCATCGTCGCGTCGCAGTTGCTGAACGAGCATAGCGCCCCTTCATATGCTTCGGCTGCAGATGTGCTGTCCAGTTCGCGCTCGGCCGATCTTCCGTCAATCTCCTCAACTTTCGGACTACAGGGTGCCGTTGTCACAGCTTCGACATCCTTCTCTATCGCTTGGTTGTTACACTGGAGTCGTCCTCGAACGGGCTCAGGTCTGAACCCTCGAAAAGTTGGCGTACTGTTAGTCTTGGTACCCGTGATCGGGGTTCTGTTTTACGCGTTCGCTAAACGACAATGGCTCAAGTATTTGCGGCATCAAGCTGTGGATGCGGCGGGATTTTTCATCGGCAACGCTCAAGGGTTTGATTCTGCTGCTTCGGCATCGGTCGTGTTCATACAGGAGGTCGAGCTAGTCTCCAGAGGCTACCGCAT AAGCACGCCGTTGCCTCCGATATCCAGACTCGAGGACCAAGCGCAGACACGGCGATGTTTGAGACTACGTCGGACTGTGTCAGAATGCTTCTACGCCTTGTTAAAACGGTATTTACAGGCACAACGCTCTTTGCAACCCGTTACAGACAATGACAACCTGGCCAAATATTATGACATCTACGATGTCtcggaggaagagctggcgGAGGCTGAATTAGCGCTCGCTGAGCGGGCGACTGAAGATCAATATTCCTTACGCGCCCTTCGCACCCTATTCGGACGGTTATACATCGTGAGAAAGAGCATACTCTGCTGCCTATTGGCTTTGGGTGCTGATGGTGGAGGATCCGACATCGCGCGATGGACCATCGCTATCGAACAAATGCAGGATCTGGCCGAGGTAACCGGCAAAAACACAGAGAAGATGACCAACATTCTCAATGAGGAAGACAGTGAGTACGAGA GCAATCAAGTTCCTCGTTCTCCCTTACCTACAGCCTCTCCCAATAAGGAGCATCTCCGTGCGCAATATCGGAAGCTTAACTCTCTCTCACAAGCAATCCGTGCGCTTCACGCAAAAATGCATCTCATCAGAGAAATGTCTAGCGCTAGTCTGGAACAAACAGATGCCGATGAGAATGACGAGAATGAAGCGACCCTTGCTTCTCACTATGAATCAATCGGGACGGACATTAAAAACCTTCTCcaagaatgggaggatgGTAAAGCTGCCATGATCAGTAACACTCCAGACAAGCGATTGAACGTGGATCGCCTTTCAAGACCGTTAAGTGAGTGGAAGCTGCCGTCATCCCCCACTCCTAGCCTAGGCGGTGCCACCGCGGTGGAAGGTAGTCCAGCCGACGCGCTTAAAGCCTTGAATGGTGAAAGGCCGGATTCCAGCATCATTCATACCatcgatgacgaggaagagatttTTGAAGCAGTGGCTCTCCCAGCCCGTAGCAAGAGACAATCCTTGACGAGAGAGGAGCGAATTGCTCGGGTCAAGGAAGACCGAGCAAAACAAGCAGCGGCAC TGTTGGAAGCTCGCCTAGAACAAGCCTCTCTCCTCAAGCGC GTTGTCGACGCTATCAAGGATCTGGTGCAGGACTGCAACTTTGACTGCAATGACTCTGGTATCGCCCTCCAGGCCATGGATAACTCCCATGTAGCCCTAGTTTCCATGCTCCTCAAGGCCGAAGGCTTCTCCCCATACCGCTGCGACCGCAACATTGCTCTCGGTATCAACTTGGTCTCCTTGACCAAGGTCCTGCGGGCTGCTCAGAATGAAGACATTCTTACTCTCAAGGCCGATGACTCACCGGACGCCGTTAACCTCATGTTCGAGAGCGCTGAGACCGACCGACTAAGCGAATATGATATTAAGTTGATGGACATTGACCAGGAGCACCTGGCAATCCCAGAGACCGAGTATGCCGCTACCGTCGAGATGCCTTCTGCAGAATTCCAGCGGATCTGCAGAGACCTGAACGCACTTTCCGAGTCTG TTGTCATTGAGGCTACCAAGGAAGGTGTCAAGTTCTCCTGCCAGGGTGACATTGGCAGCGGATCTGTCACCATCCGTCAACACACCAACGTCGATAAGCCCGAACAGAACGTTTCCATTGCTCTCTCCGAACCCGTTGCCCTCACTTTCTCCCTCAAGTACCTCGTCAACTTCTGCAAGGCTACCACTCTCTCCAGCAAGGTGAGCCTCTGCCTGTCCCAGGAGGTTCCCCTTCTTGTTGAGTACGGTCTCGGCAGTGGTCACCTGAGATTCTACCTCGCTCCTAAG ATCGGTGACGAGGAGTAA
- a CDS encoding uncharacterized protein (of unknown function-domain containing protein) — protein MANFRGGDRPFSSIQHILKMLLSPHQSNKSAPQESTMTEDIDEPPDHRFLNTAPMNVDDGVVYVKSTTAMSDKKESLLTRALRHSPSEELPSPRDRSFYRSYPHSNVSGVSTAELTSDEGLSSPSLSSTPSPPLPAQLSSKAPSMGSSKKLTVQTSESTVEANLGRKRCISFACGRKTEESKAQPPTPQRPTAQKNDTNPTSTEPAKRRTVLTFVCPARDPETKRERSPCRGISVRSRPRGSPAPIARKASPEKAMVPVAQNQEKPATEKRGVPTSGLGKFEESEATRFHEFASSEEEDDEWVTKSGDYTDKITMSDCMKKEIAIRKLGEEAEEEALEDEEEDDDEEDDDEDDDDDESTLSSDDGNESDNEAGFADSDESDDGSEYEFWAPASTTAATSPLTLEVPPTVLPRRDSNTSFDSGHDDLSRRWPPALSGKGINRAKPMKMRPRTPNLPDSTDFVCGTFDEDRPLEAAYKSCIEQRRLSKQIIIPQDIDPSFPTSDLDEEDDDEDDDLAESMVDEPARGRSGADQMRKQSPRLSPKRMVSPPPPRRHGRSSPRRLRSPPPPMKLKSPVRVERTASDEATHLQAPGMNISELVQRPHVARTKSLPRTPNPFFAKQDGSYRWTGIVPLRESPERELSRTREVHTRGPIDIVEGLEKKRQKRKEKYWRQHCRKAAKEQMERRPIPGKGAERMKDLGLAVAERCRAYGVGEDAQLVLSV, from the coding sequence ATGGCCAACTTCCGTGGTGGTGACCGACCTTTCTCGTCGATACAACACATCTTGAAGATGCTACTCTCACCTCATCAGTCCAACAAGTCTGCCCCGCAAGAAAGCACAATGACTGAGGACATCGATGAACCTCCCGATCACCGGTTTCTGAATACCGCCCCAATGAACGTTGACGACGGTGTGGTTTACGTCAAGtccaccaccgccatgaGTGATAAGAAAGAATCCCTCCTCACCCGTGCCCTCCGGCACAGCCCGTCCGAAGAGCTTCCCTCGCCCCGTGACAGGTCCTTCTACCGCTCGTACCCTCATAGCAACGTTAGCGGTGTGTCGACTGCTGAATTGACTAGCGACGAAGGCCTGAGCAGTCCATCTCTGTCCAGCACCCCCAGTCCACCTCTGCCAGCTCAGCTATCCAGCAAAGCTCCGTCAATGGGCAGCAGCAAGAAGTTGACTGTCCAGACTAGCGAGTCGACTGTTGAGGCCAACCTGGGACGCAAGAGATGCATCAGCTTTGCATGCGGTCGTAAAACGGAGGAGTCGAAGGCCCAACCACCTACACCGCAACGACCGACCGCGCAGAAGAATGATACCAATCCTACCTCCACAGAGCCTGCGAAGCGGAGGACAGTCCTCACTTTCGTCTGCCCAGCCCGTGACCCGGAGACGAAACGAGAACGGTCTCCGTGCCGTGGTATCAGTGTACGATCACGTCCTCGTGGATCACCTGCCCCCATCGCTCGTAAGGCGTCCCCTGAGAAAGCTATGGTTCCAGTCGCCCAGAATCAGGAGAAGCCAGCCACCGAGAAGAGGGGTGTACCTACGAGCGGACTGGGCAAGTTTGAAGAATCCGAGGCGACTCGCTTCCATGAGTTTGCTAgctccgaggaggaagatgatgaatgggTCACTAAGTCTGGTGACTACACGGACAAGATCACCATGAGTGATTgtatgaagaaagaaatcgcGATTAGGAAACTTggcgaagaagcagaggagGAGGCTCttgaggacgaagaagaggacgatgatgaggaggatgatgacgaggatgacgatgacgacgagtcAACTCTCTCATCAGATGATGGTAACGAGTCAGATAATGAGGCAGGCTTTGCTGATTCAGATGAGAGCGATGATGGCTCCGAGTATGAATTCTGGGCACCTGCCTCGACCACTGCCGCTACCAGTCCTCTGACACTCGAGGTTCCTCCTACTGTCCTCCCTCGCAGGGACTCGAACACGTCCTTTGACTCTGGTCATGATGATCTGAGCCGGAGATGGCCACCTGCGCTCTCGGGCAAAGGCATCAACCGTGCTAAACCTATGAAGATGCGTCCTAGGACTCCCAACTTGCCTGACAGTACAGACTTCGTCTGTGGCACGTTTGACGAAGATCGACCTCTAGAAGCTGCCTACAAGTCTTGCATCGAGCAGCGTCGACTCTCCAAACAGATCATCATCCCCCAAGACATCGACCCTAGTTTCCCGACATCGGATCttgatgaggaggacgatgatgaggacgacgatCTGGCGGAGTCCATGGTCGACGAACCGGCTCGAGGAAGATCTGGGGCTGACCAGATGCGCAAGCAGTCTCCTCGCTTGTCTCCCAAGCGGATGGTctctccaccacctcctcgtcGCCATGGCCGCTCCTCCCCCAGACGTCTACGctccccaccaccaccgatgaagttgaagtccCCGGTTAGAGTCGAACGGACTGCCAGCGATGAGGCCACCCACCTTCAGGCCCCTGGCATGAACATCAGCGAGTTGGTCCAACGCCCGCACGTTGCTCGTACCAAGTCGCTGCCTCGGACACCTAACCCCTTCTTCGCTAAACAGGATGGCTCTTATCGCTGGACGGGTATTGTTCCCCTCCGAGAGTCACCTGAGCGTGAATTATCCCGCACTCGTGAAGTGCATACTCGAGGCCCCATCGATATTGTCGAGGGTCTCGAGAAAAAGCGCCAGAAGCGCAAAGAAAAGTACTGGCGTCAACACTGCCGCAAAGCTGCCAAGGAGCAGATGGAACGGCGACCCATTCCCGGAAAGGGTGCTGAACGGATGAAGGACCTGGGCCTCGCAGTTGCTGAGAGGTGCCGAGCCTATGGCGTCGGAGAAGACGCACAGCTCGTCCTATCTGTTTAG
- a CDS encoding microtubule-associated protein Asp, whose protein sequence is MSGLLGEVGTPCPSRFSRFDRGSGGDSSSNKLWEDSLENCDETANIEFTTEIKAPLLTGVKPRRRTKTGSSFAIHHDGEQNLVQTANPRRRETRPAVAPSGRKMSLLAQPAQRFRPKASSTASPPRNSKPLGEPEKRLRNTKLDAQKNRELLMQINENGRKTPSKNALRTDVRRNTVYIPTDDTTVASLFMGISSPAKSNNVQYYVPEDTRVNTLESQIARKRQAKRSLASSAQRIPLQPSAKVKQEPCIHVDIAGKNGGKENVPPGTCLLDKEKGKVSQSMKINDEYENPRTASKPAQTQLRGYPSTKSMNPLAARPVNGTIKRTVTGENRNNAKTPSVHARGSKVEKRRTNVNRTPSVSKNSTIANTLRNSEMRANPSKDSVVRPKSKHIDDKYPLVKEDITNPELYEEDWLSHQEIMITQLANGLFDQANESLSFKEPTVLRQELLKLYQTTSFAHLYKRVQASLLYGAMSIPKDVLVRNDRLQQDVGMKRRFLDFWMQTYDPRALRAAVETVTGRRMTDNKLDQETSHSHPDMDSGNGRALKRGLENFLNTFLLQNQDMERYAREFSSSDLEVGTTYHRTVLRSIMIVILLDKGMSSPGTVLPRCLFLRSSQLKSSAAVIQALARFLLPSSGDITKTLGHLDCQLVYEQSALQEYEYQISNLAVDMRDGVRLTRIVELLLYPTDLSLADGERLGPLSQGLKLPCLSRTVKLFNVRIALDALACSKSSYKLVRRIRAEDIVDGHREKTIALLWGLVSQWSLAGLVDWYELRKEINRLKQKAVTQYGYELVKDEGWFNGDFEGLYGKSDDATSLLRQWASILGCLKGLRLENFSTSFADGKIYESIVDEYESYILKGDQPLSTELKGLPFSLQSRLRALGCSAQLAYLISPGSSRSHILDSDFTLGALTFLCSRFLSATKRARAATVLQRRWRQVLANRNLQRRTVARDVARQCAAVVQTRDRILWAKDIIILWWRTLKAKQQRHNSTDSRYQALLILATLTPDYEFDLLTMTSFLDSSDQHFIYLSAYHRPVLENDWELFGWTDAFALVYAYLLDCLVVVEGDYDVMLYVIVFWVVCFGILLNRAIHPNMTIIQVFQDRSY, encoded by the exons ATGTCAGGTCTATTAGGAGAAGTCGGCACCCCGTGCCCATCAAGATTCTCTCGATTTGACCGGGGCAGCGGAGGAGATAGCTCGTCTAACAAGCTGTGGGAGGATAGCTTGGAAAACTGTGACGAGACGGCCAACATCGAGTTCACCACCGAGATCAAAGCACCGCTTCTAACAGGAGTCAAGCCCCGCCGAAGGACCAAGACCGGCAGCTCTTTCGCTATCCACCATGATGGTGAACAGAATCTCGTGCAAACAGCCAAcccgaggagaagggaaaCCCGCCCAGCAGTAGCCCCTTCAGGTCGCAAGATGTCTTTACTAGCCCAACCAGCCCAAAGGTTCCGTCCGAAGGCCAGTTCCACGGCTAGTCCACCCAGGAATTCGAAGCCACTGGGAGAACCCGAGAAGAGATTGCGAAATACAAAGCTAGACGCCCAAAAGAACAGGGAGCTTCTGATGCAGATTAATGAAAACGGACGTAAAACTCCATCGAAGAATGCTTTGAGGACCGACGTGCGCCGCAACACGGTGTATATACCGACGGATGACACCACGGTTGCAAGCCTGTTTATGGGCATATCAAGCCCTGCCAAGTCTAACAATGTTCAGTATTACGTCCCGGAGGACACTCGGGTTAACACCTTGGAGTCACAGATTGCTAGGAAGCGGCAGGCAAAACGTTCTTTGGCTTCATCCGCGCAACGAATTCCGCTTCAACCAAGCGCGAAAGTCAAGCAGGAACCTTGTATTCACGTCGATATTGCTGGGAAGAacggtggaaaagaaaatgttcCCCCTGGAACTTGTCTTctcgacaaggagaagggcaaggtTTCTCAGTCCATGAAGATCAATGACGAATATGAAAACCCTCGTACAGCTTCGAAACCCGCACAAACTCAACTGCGTGGATACCCCTCTACAAAGTCGATGAATCCACTCGCAGCAAGGCCTGTTAACGGGACCATAAAGCGAACAGTGACAGGAGAAAATAGAAACAATGCCAAAACACCATCTGTCCATGCACGAGGCAGCAAGGTAGAAAAGCGAAGAACAAACGTCAATCGTACCCCGTCAGTTTCAAAGAATTCGACGATTGCGAACACGTTGAGGAACTCTGAGATGCGCGCCAATCCCTCCAAAGACTCGGTAGTGCGCCCTAAATCGAAACACATTGACGACAAGTATCCTCTGGTGAAGGAGGACATCACAAACCCGGAGTTGTATGAAGAGGACTGGCTTTCCCATCAGGAGATCATGATAACCCAACTGGCCAATGGGCTTTTCGATCAAGCCAATGAGAGTTTAAGCTTCAAAGAACCAACAGTGCTTCGACAAGAGCTGCTCAAGCTCTACCAAACCACATCATTTGCACATCTTTATAAGAGGGTCCAAGCATCGTTGCTATATGGTGCCATGAGTATCCCGAAGGATGTGCTTGTACGCAATGACCGGCTGCAGCAGGATGTGGGAATGAAGCGGAGATTCTTGGACTTTTGGATGCAAACATATGATCCGCGGGCGTTACGAGCCGCGGTGGAGACAGTCACAGGAAGGAGGATGACCGATAACAAGTTGGACCAGGAGACCAGTCATAGCCATCCTGACATGGACTCTGGCAATGGGAGAGCACTCAAGAGAGGTCTAGAAAATTTCTTGAATACCTTTTTGCTGCAAAACCAAGACATGGAGCGATATGCTAGAGAGTTCAGCTCCAGCGATTTAGAGGTAGGCACGACATATCATCGAACTGTTCTTCGCAGCATCAtgatcgtcatcctcttgGACAAGGGAATGTCAAGTCCAGGGACGGTACTTCCCcgttgcctttttcttcgttcgTCTCAGCTCAAGTCCTCTGCCGCTGTGATCCAGGCCTTGGCTCGGTTTCTTCTGCCCTCTTCCGGAGACATTACTAAGACTCTTGGTCATTTAGACTGTCAGTTGGTCTATGAGCAAAGCGCGCTGCAGGAGTACGAATACCAGATAAGCAACTTAGCTGTAGACATGAGAGACGGTGTCCGGCTAACTAGGATTGTGGAGTTACTACTATATCCGACCGACTTAAGCCTCGCAGATGGAGAGCGCTTGGGCCCGCTTTCACAAGGGCTGAAGCTTCCATGCCTCAGTCGCACAGTAAAGCTGTTCAATGTGCGAATTGCTCTGGATGCCTTGGCTTGCAGTAAGAGCTCCTACAAGCTGGTTCGTCGTATCCGTGCGGAAGACATAGTCGATGGACATCGTGAGAAGACCATCGCACTTCTATGGGGGCTTGTCAGCCAATGGAGCCTCGCTGGGCTTGTCGATTGGTATGAGTTGAGAAAGGAGATCAACCGTCTGAAGCAGAAGGCCGTCACTCAGTATGGATATGAGTTGGTCAAGGATGAGGGTTGGTTCAATGGAGATTTTGAAGGATTGTATGGGAAGAGTGACGATGCTACATCGCTGCTTCGACAATGGGCCTCTATCCTGGGATGTTTGAAAGGTCTACGTCTTGAGAACTTCAGCACCAGCTTCGCGGACGGCAAGATTTACGAAAGCATTGTGGATGAGTACGAGAGCTACATACTCAAAGGGGATCAACCCCTGTCTACGGAACTCAAGGGGCTACCATTCTCGCTGCAATCTCGCCTCAGGGCGCTGGGATGCAGTGCACAGCTTG CGTATCTCATTTCCCCTGGTTCTTCAAGGTCGCACATCCTCGACAGTGACTTCACACTGGGAGCACTCACCTTCCTCTGTTCTCGATTTCTTTCCGCAACTAAGCGTGCTCGCGCAGCGACAGTTTTGCAAAGGAGATGGCGACAAGTCCTCGCGAACCGGAATCTCCAACGGCGGACAGTCGCCCGGGACGTCGCTAGACAATGCGCAGCCGTCGTGCAGACAAGAGACCGAATCCTCTGGGCCAAggacatcatcatcctgtGGTGGAGAACATTGAAAGCGAAGCAGCAACGACACAACAGCACAGACAGCCG TTACCAGGCTTTGTTAATCCTCGCCACTTTGACTCCCGACTACGAATTCGACTTGCTGACCATGACATCATTCCTCGATTCATCTGACCAACACTTCATTTATCTTTCTGCCTATCACCGTCCGGTCCTAGAAAACGATTGGGAGTTGTTCGGGTGGACGGACGCA TTTGCATTAGTATATGCTTACTTACTTGACtgtttggtggtggtggagggggaCTATGATGTTATGTTATATGTTATAGTTTTCTgggttgtttgttttgg TATCCTGTTAAACCGCGCAATACATCCTAACA TGACAATTATTCAAGTCTTCCAAGACCGAAGTTACTAA